The Coprobacillus cateniformis DNA window GGGTATTCATGTTTTAGATGAAGAGGCTCCATTAGGTGAAGAGGCATTATCTTATTTAGGATTGAAAGATTATATTTTAGATATTGGATTGACACCTAATCGTAGTGATTGTATGGCAATGACTTCATTGGCTTATGAAGTTGCTGCGGTATTAAACAGAAAAGTGAAATTACCTGAAGTTAAAAAATATGATGAATTAGATAGTGACATTCGAGTTATTGTAGAAACTGATTTGTGTCCTTTCTTTGGAGCTAAGTTAATCAAAGGTGTGAAAACAAAAGAATCACCTCAGTGGTTAAAAAATCATTTATTAGCAAGTGGAATTAAGCCTATTAATAATATTGTTGATATTTCTAACTATGTCATGCTAGAAACTGGTCAACCTATTCATATGTATGACTATGATAAGATGAAAGAGAAATCTTTTGTTATTAAAACTGGTTTTCATCAAAAAGCAGTTCTTTTAGATGAAAAAGAGTATGAATTATTGCCAGAAGATATTATTGTTTCTACTGATCAAGGTATTGGTTGTGTAGCTGGGGTTATGGGAGGAAATGATACGAAGATTGATGACAATACTCGAAATATTGTGATTGAAGTTGCAACATTTGATGGAGCAACTTTACGTAATACAGCTCGTCGTATGAATTTATTAACTGATGCTTCTCAACATTATATTAAAGGTGCATTGAATACAGCAAATAGTTTTCATGTTTTAGATCGCTGTGCTGATTTATTAGTACAAGAAGCTGATGCTAGGGAAATTTATAAGACTGTATCAACTGATTTAAATGTGACAGAAAAGATTGTATCTGTTTCTCAGGATAAGATTAATGGATTATTGGGAATGTCGATTGCGTTGAATGAGATTCAAGATATCTTTGATCGTTTAAGTTTCTCTTATACTTTAAAAGAATCGACTTTTGAGGTTGTTGTTCCAACATATCGTAATGATATAACTATGGCTGCTGATTTGATTGAAGAAGTTGCGAGAATGTATGGTTATGATAATATTCCTTCAACACTTCCTTTGATGGAAATGACGAGAGGAAATTTAACACCAAAACAAAGCAATGAAAGGTTTATAAGAGATGTTCTTGTTGATTTGGGACTACATGAAACATTAACATATACATTGACTTCACCATCGACTGTTAATGATTTCAACTTATTTCATCCATTAGATGAACAGGTGAAATTAATGTCACCATTAGGCGAAGAACGTAGTGTCACAAGAAAATCAGTCATACCTTCATTGTTACAAGTCATCAATTATAATCAATCACATGCTTCTAAGGATGTTTGCCTGTTTGAAATTTCAAACACTTATGCAAAAGATGAAATCACAACTCTAGCAATTGCATGTCATGGAGTTTATCATAGTGTTCCTTGGGCTGGAATTCATAGAAATGTTGATTTTTACCTGGTGAAAGGATTTGTTGAAACTCTATTTAAGAAATTATGTATTGAGGAATCACGTTATAGTCTAGTAAGAGTAGAAGCTGATAATAAGAATTTCCATCCAGGAAGAAGTGGTTATATCAAGATGGGAAAACAAATTATTGGTGTGATTGGACAAATTCATCCTTTGATGGCAAAGAAATATGACATTAAGGGGGAAACGGTTGTTGCTGAATTGAATTTATCCACTTTATTAAATCTAAAGACAAAAGCACTAAAAGTGACATCAATTCCGCAATACCCTTCTGTTAATAGAGATATTGCATTAGTTATGGATACAGATATTCAAACATATGATGTTGTTCGTTCGATTCAAAAGGCTGGGAAAAAATTAGTTTCAAAAGCTGAAATCTTTGATGTGTATGAAGGTGAACATATTGAGGAAGGAAAGAAATCTGTAGCTATTACTTTAACTTTCCAAGATCCTACAAAAACATTAGAAGATACAATAATTAATGATGTTATGGAAAATATTTTAGCAGTAGTGAAATCAGAATATAATGCTCATTTAAGAGGGTAATAAAAAAAGGTAATAAATTTTATTACCTTTTTAATTTGAGTAAAAAAGATTTCAATGAGAATCTGTCTTATTCAATTTTTGCATAATTTTTTGTTTTTATAATTTTATAGACTTGTAATGTTGTAGAAGATATTAAGATTGCTAAAGCAATAGAAATGCTGATTCCAATAGTGGATAAAAAACTTTCAGCAAAGAGATTGTTTAATCCTTGTACTGCATATAACATTGTGTAATAGATTCCACTTCCTGGAACTAAAGGGAAACAACCAATGATAATAAAAATTGTAGCTGGAGCTTTATAATGGCGTGCCATCATTTCAGCAATAAGAGCAACACATAACATTGCAATAAAACTTTGTATAAAGATATTGTCTAGGAATTGTGTGGCAAGGTAAATAACCCAACCTAATGTACCTACAATGGAACCAACACATGCAAATTTTATATTTTTATGAATACGAAAAATAAATGTAAAACCAAGACAACCTACAAAGGCTGATAAGCATTGAATGATTTCGTTCATATTAAGCACCTCTCAATAGCATCATCATAACACCAACTCCAATTGCAATACTGGCAGCAATCAAAATCGCTTCAATCATCCTTGAAAGTCCAGAAATGAAGTCTCCACCAATAATATCTCTAAGACTATTGGTAATTGCAATTCCAGGAACTAACAACATGAGTGTTCCAGTGATGACAGATTGCTGATTCTCAACAATTCCTATTTTATTTCCTAGAATAGCAATCGTAGATAAAACCATGCTTGATAAGATAGTTCGAACAATACCATTAATCCTCAGCTTTTCTAGTAGATAAATAAAGTAATATAACACGAAACCAATAACTCCTGAAACAACCATATCAATGGCACCACCACCAAAAAATACACAGAACATGGCAGCAGATACAATATATCCTAACAATATTAATTGATAATTTAATTCTTGTGATTTTATGTTTTCTATTTTTTCTTGAATATTGTGAAGCTCTATATCTCCATTACTAATTTGTCTTACTAAACAATTTAATTCATAGAGATGATCTAAATGGATACGATTTGAACGTGCACGTTTAGAAACATGATAAGGGGTACCATCATGCAATGTTAATGATAATGTAAAATAAGAAGGTATTGCAAAGACTTCAACATTTTTAAATCCTAATCCTTCACACATACGTTGTAAAGATTCTTCGACACGATAGATTTCTGCACCATGTCTTAGTAATAAATAACCAATTTCATTCACAGATTGTAAAACTTCTTTTTCGTCCATGTTTTCACCTCACAATAATAATTTATATCATATTTCCTATCCCTTGCCTAGCATTTCTCGATAATTTTTTTGATTTCATTCACTGCTTACTTATGTTAAAATAAGGGAACGTAGAGAGGTGGAAAAAATGATTAAATTAATTGTTTGTGATATGGATGGAACAATCTTAAATAAGGATAATACGCTTGATGAACAAAGCTATCAAAAGATACTAGAAAAAAGTGATCAGGGTGTTGAATTTATGTTTGCGACAGGACGTGGGTTTGATATGGTTGAGGATATATGTCAAAGCAAAGGAATTTATAATTCTTTGATTTTAAATAATGGAACTCAATATAGAAGTTATGATGGTCATATCAATCGCTATTATCCAATGGAAAGAAAGTCTTTTGAACAGATTATGGCTATTTTGTTAGAATATGAATATCATATTTCGGTTCATACTCAGCAAGGAAAATATATTTTTGAAGATAAAGAAACCTATTTTTTAAGACATCAGAAGATATTGATGAAATCAAAAGGTATTGATGATCCTTCTTTATTACCAAAGACACCGTTTTTTACAAGAACTGGTTTTCTTAAAAATGTTCATGAAGTTAAAACAGTTGATGAATTGTATAAGTCTAAAGCATTGCCTTTAAAGATAGATGCTAGACATATTGATTATCAAAGTGTACAAGGTGTAGAGAAACTTTTAAAAGATATTAATCATTTACATATTTCTTCATCATTTGAAGAGAATATAGAGATTACAAGTGATGTTCATGATAAGGGGAGTATGCTAAAAGAGGTTTTAAAAGAGAAAGGATTATCTGTTTATGAAGTGGCAACTTTTGGTGATGGATTCAATGATATTGGAATGCTAGAATCATTTCCATATTCATTTGCCCCAGCGAATGCATCAGAACTGGTAAAAGAAAAAGCATCTTATGCATTGGAGGTAACCAATGAACAAGGTGCTGTTGCAAAAGGAATTCAAATCTTAGAAGAACTTAATCTGCTTTAATATAAGGAATACTTGCGTATTCTTTTTTGATGAGATCATAAGGTTGTTGAGAGAGTAGGGAAAGCAGACGTGTTGCTTTGAATTCTATCTCTAGTGCTGGATGCTGATATCTAGAGAAGTTTGTAACGATTGTATAAGGGCATTCTTTTTTTATGATATTGAGATATTGGCGTCCTTGTTCATTCATAGCAAGAATTCTTAAATAATCGATTTTCATAGCTGCCTGTATTTGCTGTTTTGTGTTTTTCATTAATAAATGAATAAGCATTCTTTGGATGCGTGGTTTGGTATATCTTTTTGATAACAAACAACCAAGTAATTCTTCCAGACAATTTGTTTTATGGATTTGAGAAATTAAAATATTTTCTAAACCTTCTTCAACCAAATGGTATTGTCTAAGTTCTTTGGGGGTTGAAGTCATGATTTGATATTTTAAATAAGGGTAGAAATCCTGAAGAAAAAACAAATCATTCTGATAATATTCAGGATGAGGGAGTGTTGATTTGAAATCTTTTTTTTCATAAATAGCCTTTCTAATAGCAGATGCACTGGCAATATCCTGCAGCTTGGTATCATGATAATCATTTGTACGTGCAAAACAGTGGGGTGTTATCGCGTAATGATGAGATACAATTTCTTTGACATAACTTAATCCTAATAAATCGTTAGGTGTTGTGATTTCTTTTCCCATAATCTGTCTTAGTGCTTGGTTGCAGGCATCAGGATAACGCAAACCTTCTTGCATGTAATGCTTGATGTGCATATTATAGTCTTCTTGATGCATTTCAATAGTGCAAGCAATATCCATAAATGTTTCAATGCGACCATCTTCACTTCCAAAACAGATATCTGTCACACCAATAGCATGTAATAAATCAATTGCCCCTTTGGCAAAATAATCAGCACTCTGGCAAGCATATACAAAGGGTAATTCTAATACGATATCTACTCCAAATTCAATGGCTAAACGACTGCGTGTCCATTTGTCTATAATAGCCGGTTCACCTCTTTGAACGAATGATGAAGACATGACTGCAATTGTATAATCACATTTTGTTATTGTCTTGGAACGCTGTATATGATAAATATGTCCATTATGAAATGGATTGTATTCTACAATGATTCCTAAAACTCTCATATTGACACCTCTTTTTGCTTAGTTTATCATAGTTTTATAAGAAAGCATAGAATTGATTAAAAGAAGTGAGGAATTCAACGAATTATGCGAAATTTTGATTGACATATTTGGTTGTTTTATATATAATCAACTATGCGGTGTAAAGGGTGATTTTTTTGAAATGGAATTTACAATGGATTTTGAAACAAAAAGATGGATGTTTTGATTTTGATGAAACACTTACGTTTCCATCAGAAATGTTTCATAATTTATCACAAGTCAATGGTTTGAAAGATGTTCATGTTGTAGGACGAGGATGTCTAGATATGAAAAATCATCAGTTATACGTTGATTTTCAAGTAAAAGGTCAAATGATTCTACCATGTGCCGTTTCATTAGAAGATGTGGATTACCCATTTGATATTAAGTCGGCAACTGTATTTGCTTTTTATAAACCTTTAGATGATGAAGATGTTATTGAGGTTAAAAGGGATACTGTTGATTTAACTCCTGTTGTTTTTCAGGAAATTATGATGGATGTTCCCATGCGTGTTGTTAAAGATGGCGCAACTTTGAAAACCGAAGGCAATGGTTGGAAAGTATTAAATGAAAAAGATGAAGGTAAGGATGAAGATTATATTGATCCTCGACTTGCCAAACTTAAAGATTATTTTAAGGATAAAGAATAAGGAGGTGTACCTATGGCAGTACCACAAAGAAGAGTTTCTAAAACAAGAAGAAACAAAAGAAGAACACATGACAAGTTAACAGTACCAGCTGTAGTTGTTTGCCCTGAATGTGGAGAATACAAATTATCTCATAGAGTATGCAAACATTGCGGAACTTACAACGGACAAAAAGTGTTATAAAAACTGCCCCTTATTAAAGGGCTTTTTTTATTTAAAAAATGAATAGTATAAATGTTTTTAAATAAAGAAGCATTGGTTAAATTTATGAGATGAGGATGAATATTTTGCTAATCGAATGCTTAGAATAGTTTATAATGAGGATAAAGTGAGGATTTGATATGAGAAAACGTAAAAGAGGCATGCTTTTGATTGTTTTGGTATTGATTATAGGAATGGCAATTGGGGTTATAGTAGGAAGAGAATTTCTTGAAATTCCAGTGTTGGATTTAAATGCGGTTGAACAAGCTTTTCAGAAAAATAAGGATTACCAATATTTTTATAATCAATTAAATGAAATTGAACAAAAGACGTATCAAAGAATATATTATGTTTTAAGTCAGCACCAAGAAGAAGTGACTTTAGAAGAAAAAGATATTGAAAAAGTAAAAGATATTTTTACAAAAGTTATTTATGACCACGGAGAACTCTATTATGTTAATTCCCAGTTTCAATATCAGGAAAACAAGCAAACTATACAGTTTTTACCTCTATATGACTATTCTTTAGACGAAGTAAAAAAAATGAATCAAGATATTGAAAAGAAAACTGAAGTTTTTTTAAATGAGGCTAAGAAAGAAACTTCACAATTGCAAAAAGCGCGACTTGCATATAATTATATTGTTGAAAATGTTGTTTATGAAGATGGTGTTGATAACAATCAAAATATGGTAAGTGCTTTGGCTAATGGAAAATCAGTCTGTGCTGGATATGCAAGAGGATATCAGTATCTTTTAAATCAGTTAGGAATAGAAAATGCCTATATTGTTGGAACTGCTAAAGAAACGCGTTCTCAGACATTGAATGGGGACGGGCATGCGTGGGTTATGATTCATCTGAGTGGTGACTATTATTATTGTGATCCAACATGGGGAGATGCTGTTCATGAGAATTCAGAACATGCCTGTTTAGGGTATTTTATGATGAGTAGCGAAGACATGTTAAAGTGCTATCAGCCTGAAGTTCCTTATGAAAAGACTCAACAATACCAGATCAATGTTTTTAAGGATGAAAAATGTTATATGGAAAAGTATGATGAAAGTGTTTTATCTTATGCAGTGAATAGAGGATTAAAAAATAAAAGCAGAGTAGCAGAAATAAAATGTATCAATGACAATGTTTATCAAAAAGTGAAAAGAAATCTTGAATCTTCTTATTTGGGATATCAAGTTTTAAGTCAAAACAAATGTTGGAATGAAAATGCAACTTATTCCTATAATGATGAATTAAGGATGATAGAATTATATTATTAATTGGAAAAAATTGAAAAAACAAAGATAAGTAGCGGGAAACTGCTACTTTTTTTGTTTAAAAAAGAGAAAAAAGGCATGTGATTTCTATGTACAAGGGGGATGAAATGTTATATAATAGTGGCATGAAGTGTTAAAGAATGTATAGAAATGTTATAAAGTGGGTGATTTTAAGTGTTCTTTGGAGAATTTAGACATAACATAGATGCAAAGGGGCGCTTAAGTATCCCTGCTAAAATGCGTAATCAGTGTGGTGAGTGTGTTTATGTTACAAGAGGCAATGATGGATGCCTCGCATTGTATACACAGGAAGGCTGGGAAGCTTATTACCATGAACTTCAATCATTACCACAAAAAAAGAAAAGCACTCGTATTTTTATACGTTTAGTGACTTCTAGAGCGAGTGAATGTGAGTTTGATAAACTCGGACGTATTAATATTCCACTTGTATTAAGACAAGAAGGAAATCTTGAAAAAGAATGTGTCATTGTTGGTGTTGGTGATCATGTTGAAATTTGGAGTCAGAGTGCATGGGATCAATTCTATGATGATAATAAGGATAGTTTTGATGATATTTCGGAAGATTTGGATGAATTTGAACTGTAAAGGAGAGACGCATGTTTAATCATATAAGTGTTTTATTAGAGGAAACAATTGAAGGATTAAATATTAAGGAAGATGGTATCTATGTGGACTGTACACTTGGTGGTGGTGGACATAGTCAGGAAATCTTAAAAAGATTAACAACTGGACATCTTTATTGTTTTGATCAAGATCAAGTAGCTATTGAAGTAGCTGCAAAGCGATTGAGTCAAATTTCTGACCATTTTACAATTATTTATTCAAACTTTAAAAATATGAAAAGTGAATTGAATCAATTAGGTGTTCAAAAAGTTGATGGTATTGTTTTTGATTTAGGTGTTTCATCTCCTCAATTTGATGATGGTGAAAGAGGGTTTAGTTATAACTATGATGCAAAGTTAGATATGCGTATGGATCGTAATCAGACATTAAGCGCTTATGAAATTGTCAATACATATGAATTCAATGAATTGGTGAAAATATTTTATAAATATGCAGATGAAAAGTTTTCTAAACAAATTGCCAGAGCAATTGAAAGACATCGTCAAGAGAAACCAATTGAAACGACATTTGAATTAGTAGAAATCATCAAGGAAGCGATTCCAGCACCAGCAAGACGAAAAGGTGGTCATCCTGCTAAAAGAACGTTTCAGGCATTAAGGATTGCAGTTAATGATGAACTTAGTGTTTTTGAAAAGGCTTTGGATGATTCATTAGATTGTATTTGTGTAGGTGGAAGAATTGCTGTTATTACTTTCCATTCTTTAGAAGATAAGATTTGTAAATATACTTTTAATGAGGTAACAAAGCAACCACAACTTCCTATGGGGATGCCTATTGTTCCAGAGTATTTGAAACCTAGATTTCAAAAAATAACAAAGAAGCCAATTGTCGCTGGTGAAAAAGAATTAGAAGAAAATCATCGTTCTCATTCAGCTAAATTGAGAATTATAGAAAGGGTTTATGAAAATGAAGAGAAGTAAGAAAAAAGAAACAGGATTTGCGAGATTTTCTAGAAGATTATTAATTGTAAGTTTTGCTGCTTTTGTATTAGGAATTGTTGCACTCAATTCTTATGAGTCATCATTGAATATTAGTTGTCAGGAACTTGAAAAAGAAATCACAGTCATTCAGGCTGATATTGATGGATTAACAATGCAAAAACAGGAACTTGCTTCTTTTACACGTTTAAGAGCTGTTGCAAGCAAAAAGGGATATGATTATAAACAAAGTACTGTGACAACTGCTGTTAGAGGAGTCCAAAGAGACTGATGGCGACTATAAAACAAAAAAATAATAATCAGAGTGCAAAGATCGTGTTATGTGTCTTTGCATTCATTATTATATTAATGGTACTAAATGTTATTTATTTGGGAGCAACAGGAAAACATTTGGTTAGTGGAGCTAATATAAAGGAATATGCTGAAAATCGTGGTGGTCAGCAAAAAGAAGAAACGTTGTATGCCAAACGTGGAACAATTTATTCTAGTGATAAACAGGTTATCGCAAGTGATGTTAAAAAATACAAATTATATGCCATTTTGTCAGAAACAAGATTGACAGTCGATAAAGAGCCTGCATATGTTGTGGATAAAGAAGAAACTGCTAAGAAATTAGCACCTATTTTAGGCGTTGATAAAGCGAAGATTTTAGAACAGTTAAATAAAAAAACATATCAGGTTGAATTTGGAAGTTATGGAAACAATCTTTCTTCATTGGTTAAAGATAAAATTGATGCATTAGGTTTACCAGGATTGGAATTTGAAGAAATTACAACCAGAAATTATAGATATGGCGATTTTGCTTCATATGAAGTTGGATATGCTCAACTCTTAACAAATGAAATTAATGGAAAAACAACAAAATCAATTATTGGGCAAATGGGTCTTGAGAAAGCATTTGATGACGAATTAAGTGGAAAAGATGGTAAGAAAGTTTATCTGGTTGATAATAATAATTATACTTTACCTAATGGTGTTTTAAGTGAAACGGCACCTGTTGCAGGGAATGATATGTATTTAACAATTGATGCTGATGTGCAAACTGAACTTGATTTACAGATGAAGCAGCTGGTTGAGAAATTAAAATCAGAAAAAGCAACTTGTGCAGTTATGGAAGCAAAGACTGGGAAAATTTTGGCTGTGAGTAATTATCCGTCATTTGATCCCAATAAACGTGATATAGATAACTATGTAGATTTATTTTTAAATGAAGCAGTTGAACCAGGTTCAGTTTTTAAATCATTTGTTTATGCAAATGGGCTAAATGATGGTCGATTAAATTTAAAGACCAAGTATCAATCTGGTAAGTTTTATTACAATAATAATAAAAAAGATTCCGTAAAAGACCATAATGGTGGTAAAGGTTGGGGAACAATCAGTTATGAACAAGGGTTTTATTATTCAAGTAATACTGCTATTTGTCATATGTTAAGAACTGTGAATGATAGAGTCTCATTACTTCAGGATTATGAAGATTTAGGGTTCTTTAAGTCAGGAACGGTTGATAAGTTAAGTACTGCATCAGGGTTTGCAGGATATAAAGGTGTTGTCGGTAGAGATATTGAATATTTGACAACTGGATTTGGACAAGGATCATCATGGACAGCTTATCAGTTGTTACGTGCTTATAGTGTCTTTGCAAACAATGATGGAAAAATGGTAACACCTTATTTTGTTGATAAGATTGTTGATAGTTCTACGAATGAAACAATTTATCAAGGAAAAACTGAATATTCTAAGCAGATTTATACAAATGAAACTGTCAAGAAAATGCGAGATTTATTAAGTGGTGTTATTAATATTAAAGGAAGTACTGGTTATTCTTATCATATGGATGATATCAATTTAATTGGAAAGACTGGAACAGGTCAGGTTGCACAGACTGGAGGATATAAACAAAATTTTTATACAAATAGTTTTGCTGGTTTAGCACCTTATGATGATCCGCAAGTTGTTATTGTTTTATGGTATCAGGGAAAAAATGCTTCATCAAAAGTTGCTGCTGAACTTGTTCAAGGTGTTGTGAGAACTGCATTAAACAAGATCAATGCACAACCTGTAAAGGAAGTTGAAACATCTACATTTGTGTTAGATTCATATATGAATCAAAGTACTGAATTTGCAAAATCAATTCTTACAAAACATCAGTTATCAACATTGTTGATAGGTGATGGTGATACAGTTATTGATCAATATCCAAAAGCAAAAACAGAAGTTTCATCTCAATCAAGAGTCTTTTTACAAACAAATGGAACAAATATTACAATGCCATCTATGGATGGATGGTCGCGTAAAGAGGCGGAAGCATTTGCAGCTATGGCAGATGTTCGTATCACTTTTGATGGTGTAGGTACAATCTATAAACAAAATGTTCCTAAAGGAACAAAGTTAAAATCAAATCAAGAAATTAAAGTTCAAGCAAAATAGAAAGTTCATATGAATTTTCTATTTTTGTTCTATATAACTAGGCTTCAGTATCTTTGAAAAATGTTATGTAAGGGATGGAGAGTCGTTGTATAGTAAACTAGCATAGATTTTATATCTAGAAATCAGTTGAGATTTAACTTATAAAGAACAGAAGATATTGCTTTTTAAAGATAAGGTATAAAACTGTGTGAAACTATCGCTATAAAAGAAAAGAAGTCTATATTTTTATCTTCATACATAAACTGTATGGGTGATGCTATGATTTTTTCAAAAATGGTCAAAAAAATAAAGTGGGTTAATATTGTCATGACAATTATTGTTGCAGCTATAGTTATAAGATTAGGTTATAGCCAATTTTATGCTTACCAAGAATTATCTTTAAAAGCTACAGAATCATGGCAAAGGGGATTTCCGTTAGAGGCAGCAAGAGGAAAAATTTATGATAGTCAACAAAAAGTATTGGTTGATAATTTGACAACTTCCTCATTAATTATTGTTCCTAGTCAAGTGAAAGATCCTGTCAATACAGCTGTACAGTTAGCAAAAATATTAGGATGTTCAGAA harbors:
- the pheT gene encoding phenylalanine--tRNA ligase subunit beta, giving the protein MEASLKLLNEYVDISDQDPAALAEMITRIGLEVEGMHELAHGDQLVVGYVKECQPHPDSDHLNVCQVEVKPGVVTQIVCGAPNVSAGQKVIVALPGCNLGEGFKIKEGKIRGEVSNGMICSIAELGLDARLLKEEDKAGIHVLDEEAPLGEEALSYLGLKDYILDIGLTPNRSDCMAMTSLAYEVAAVLNRKVKLPEVKKYDELDSDIRVIVETDLCPFFGAKLIKGVKTKESPQWLKNHLLASGIKPINNIVDISNYVMLETGQPIHMYDYDKMKEKSFVIKTGFHQKAVLLDEKEYELLPEDIIVSTDQGIGCVAGVMGGNDTKIDDNTRNIVIEVATFDGATLRNTARRMNLLTDASQHYIKGALNTANSFHVLDRCADLLVQEADAREIYKTVSTDLNVTEKIVSVSQDKINGLLGMSIALNEIQDIFDRLSFSYTLKESTFEVVVPTYRNDITMAADLIEEVARMYGYDNIPSTLPLMEMTRGNLTPKQSNERFIRDVLVDLGLHETLTYTLTSPSTVNDFNLFHPLDEQVKLMSPLGEERSVTRKSVIPSLLQVINYNQSHASKDVCLFEISNTYAKDEITTLAIACHGVYHSVPWAGIHRNVDFYLVKGFVETLFKKLCIEESRYSLVRVEADNKNFHPGRSGYIKMGKQIIGVIGQIHPLMAKKYDIKGETVVAELNLSTLLNLKTKALKVTSIPQYPSVNRDIALVMDTDIQTYDVVRSIQKAGKKLVSKAEIFDVYEGEHIEEGKKSVAITLTFQDPTKTLEDTIINDVMENILAVVKSEYNAHLRG
- a CDS encoding threonine/serine exporter family protein, with the protein product MNEIIQCLSAFVGCLGFTFIFRIHKNIKFACVGSIVGTLGWVIYLATQFLDNIFIQSFIAMLCVALIAEMMARHYKAPATIFIIIGCFPLVPGSGIYYTMLYAVQGLNNLFAESFLSTIGISISIALAILISSTTLQVYKIIKTKNYAKIE
- a CDS encoding threonine/serine exporter family protein — encoded protein: MDEKEVLQSVNEIGYLLLRHGAEIYRVEESLQRMCEGLGFKNVEVFAIPSYFTLSLTLHDGTPYHVSKRARSNRIHLDHLYELNCLVRQISNGDIELHNIQEKIENIKSQELNYQLILLGYIVSAAMFCVFFGGGAIDMVVSGVIGFVLYYFIYLLEKLRINGIVRTILSSMVLSTIAILGNKIGIVENQQSVITGTLMLLVPGIAITNSLRDIIGGDFISGLSRMIEAILIAASIAIGVGVMMMLLRGA
- a CDS encoding Cof-type HAD-IIB family hydrolase: MIKLIVCDMDGTILNKDNTLDEQSYQKILEKSDQGVEFMFATGRGFDMVEDICQSKGIYNSLILNNGTQYRSYDGHINRYYPMERKSFEQIMAILLEYEYHISVHTQQGKYIFEDKETYFLRHQKILMKSKGIDDPSLLPKTPFFTRTGFLKNVHEVKTVDELYKSKALPLKIDARHIDYQSVQGVEKLLKDINHLHISSSFEENIEITSDVHDKGSMLKEVLKEKGLSVYEVATFGDGFNDIGMLESFPYSFAPANASELVKEKASYALEVTNEQGAVAKGIQILEELNLL
- a CDS encoding nucleotidyltransferase, giving the protein MRVLGIIVEYNPFHNGHIYHIQRSKTITKCDYTIAVMSSSFVQRGEPAIIDKWTRSRLAIEFGVDIVLELPFVYACQSADYFAKGAIDLLHAIGVTDICFGSEDGRIETFMDIACTIEMHQEDYNMHIKHYMQEGLRYPDACNQALRQIMGKEITTPNDLLGLSYVKEIVSHHYAITPHCFARTNDYHDTKLQDIASASAIRKAIYEKKDFKSTLPHPEYYQNDLFFLQDFYPYLKYQIMTSTPKELRQYHLVEEGLENILISQIHKTNCLEELLGCLLSKRYTKPRIQRMLIHLLMKNTKQQIQAAMKIDYLRILAMNEQGRQYLNIIKKECPYTIVTNFSRYQHPALEIEFKATRLLSLLSQQPYDLIKKEYASIPYIKAD
- a CDS encoding YceD family protein; translation: MIFLKWNLQWILKQKDGCFDFDETLTFPSEMFHNLSQVNGLKDVHVVGRGCLDMKNHQLYVDFQVKGQMILPCAVSLEDVDYPFDIKSATVFAFYKPLDDEDVIEVKRDTVDLTPVVFQEIMMDVPMRVVKDGATLKTEGNGWKVLNEKDEGKDEDYIDPRLAKLKDYFKDKE
- the rpmF gene encoding 50S ribosomal protein L32, translating into MAVPQRRVSKTRRNKRRTHDKLTVPAVVVCPECGEYKLSHRVCKHCGTYNGQKVL
- a CDS encoding transglutaminase domain-containing protein, with the translated sequence MRKRKRGMLLIVLVLIIGMAIGVIVGREFLEIPVLDLNAVEQAFQKNKDYQYFYNQLNEIEQKTYQRIYYVLSQHQEEVTLEEKDIEKVKDIFTKVIYDHGELYYVNSQFQYQENKQTIQFLPLYDYSLDEVKKMNQDIEKKTEVFLNEAKKETSQLQKARLAYNYIVENVVYEDGVDNNQNMVSALANGKSVCAGYARGYQYLLNQLGIENAYIVGTAKETRSQTLNGDGHAWVMIHLSGDYYYCDPTWGDAVHENSEHACLGYFMMSSEDMLKCYQPEVPYEKTQQYQINVFKDEKCYMEKYDESVLSYAVNRGLKNKSRVAEIKCINDNVYQKVKRNLESSYLGYQVLSQNKCWNENATYSYNDELRMIELYY
- the mraZ gene encoding division/cell wall cluster transcriptional repressor MraZ, producing MFFGEFRHNIDAKGRLSIPAKMRNQCGECVYVTRGNDGCLALYTQEGWEAYYHELQSLPQKKKSTRIFIRLVTSRASECEFDKLGRINIPLVLRQEGNLEKECVIVGVGDHVEIWSQSAWDQFYDDNKDSFDDISEDLDEFEL
- the rsmH gene encoding 16S rRNA (cytosine(1402)-N(4))-methyltransferase RsmH, whose product is MFNHISVLLEETIEGLNIKEDGIYVDCTLGGGGHSQEILKRLTTGHLYCFDQDQVAIEVAAKRLSQISDHFTIIYSNFKNMKSELNQLGVQKVDGIVFDLGVSSPQFDDGERGFSYNYDAKLDMRMDRNQTLSAYEIVNTYEFNELVKIFYKYADEKFSKQIARAIERHRQEKPIETTFELVEIIKEAIPAPARRKGGHPAKRTFQALRIAVNDELSVFEKALDDSLDCICVGGRIAVITFHSLEDKICKYTFNEVTKQPQLPMGMPIVPEYLKPRFQKITKKPIVAGEKELEENHRSHSAKLRIIERVYENEEK